From the genome of Candidatus Chlorobium masyuteum:
TGGGCCACTGCTTCTCGATATTCTCATACCACGCCATCAGTGTCCGGGCGTAATCATCATGGGTAAAGACATGCCAGTCTTCCAGCGTAAACATTGCCTCATAGCCTGATGCGATCTGGCTCGCTGAAGGAATGTTTGCGTTGGGAAAGATGTACTTGTTTGCCCATGGTTCAACGCTTGTGCTTGAGGTGTTGCCTCCAATGGTGTGCAAGAGCATCAAGCCATCCTCTTTCAGACACTCATGAGAAATTTTGAAATACTCCCGATAGTTCTTGTATCCAACATGCTCGAACATGCCGATGGAGTAAATCCTGTCGTAACTGCCCGTCATTTTGCGGTAGTCGACAACTTCGATGGTAACCGGCAGACCGGCACAATTTTCGCGGGCTATGGCAGCCTGCTCGGTTGAGACCGTTATGCCATGAACGGAAACGCCGTAGTGTTCAGCCGCAAATTGTGCAGCTCCACCCCATCCGCATCCGATATCAAGCACCTTCATTCCCGGTTTGAGCTGCAGCTTCTGAAAAATCAGATGGAGCTTCTTCTCCTGTGCCTCTTCAAGGTTATTCGCCTCTTTCCAGTAACCGCAACTGTAGAGCATCCGCTTGTCAAGCATTGCTTTAAAGAGGTCATTGCCGATATTGTAGTGCTTCTCTGCAACCCTGAATGCTCTTGAAGGGCGCTGCATATTGTATAGCTTGCTGATTACCTTCCCGATGAGCATGACAGGAGGGGAGAGTTTATGCTCCGCCCTTGAATCGATAACCCGGTAAAAAAACTCTTCAAGCCGCTCACAATCCCACCACCCCTCCATGTAGGCCTCACCCAGGCCAAGATTCCCCTGGGAGACAACGCGGCGATAGATTGCCGGGTTATGGATCCGGATATCCCACGCTCTCTCTCCCCCTATTTTGATATCGGCATCATCAAGGATGCGCTCAAACACGCTTTTGTAAAAGTCATTCAGCATGATGCGATGATTTTAGGGTGGATGAGTGTAAGTACGATGAAACAACGGTTTATCATTTTAATACGTTCAAACGGGGGGTGTTGAGTCACTTCACCGCTGGCAGATTGTCAGCTCAAGCAAGGGGGGGATTTGGTATCAAACCGGTTTGACCAGCAGCATTTTTTGATGAAGCCTGACTCTCCGGTTTTATCACTCAGCAAGGGTGCGGGACTCGCTACGGGTAAGTGCGCGTAATCGCTCCTCTCCGACCGGTTCTTTTGTCAGTAACGGGACAACAGCA
Proteins encoded in this window:
- the cfa gene encoding cyclopropane fatty acyl phospholipid synthase — its product is MLNDFYKSVFERILDDADIKIGGERAWDIRIHNPAIYRRVVSQGNLGLGEAYMEGWWDCERLEEFFYRVIDSRAEHKLSPPVMLIGKVISKLYNMQRPSRAFRVAEKHYNIGNDLFKAMLDKRMLYSCGYWKEANNLEEAQEKKLHLIFQKLQLKPGMKVLDIGCGWGGAAQFAAEHYGVSVHGITVSTEQAAIARENCAGLPVTIEVVDYRKMTGSYDRIYSIGMFEHVGYKNYREYFKISHECLKEDGLMLLHTIGGNTSSTSVEPWANKYIFPNANIPSASQIASGYEAMFTLEDWHVFTHDDYARTLMAWYENIEKQWPMLPPRYDEAFQRMWRYYLLSCTGGFRSRTNQLWQLLLSKNGVRASYSIPR